One Staphylococcus ratti DNA segment encodes these proteins:
- the uvrB gene encoding excinuclease ABC subunit UvrB, with the protein MEHHDFKIASAFDPQGDQPKAIAALVKGINEGKRHQTLLGATGTGKTFTMSNVIKEVGKPTLIIAHNKTLAGQLYSEFKEFFPENRVEYFVSYYDYYQPEAYVPSTDTFIEKDASINDEIDQLRHSATSALFERDDVIIIASVSCIYGLGNPEEYKDLVVSIRVGMEMDRSDLLRKLVDVQYTRNDIDFKRGTFRVRGDVVEIFPASKDELCIRVEFFGDEIDRISEINYLTGEVLREREHFALFPASHFVTREEKMKIAIQRIEKELEEQLEKLRSENKLLEAQRLEQRTNYDLEMMREMGFCSGIENYSVHLTLRPLGSTPYTLLDYFGDDWLIMIDESHVTLPQIRGMYNGDQARKNVLVEHGFRLPSALDNRPLKFEEFESKARQLVYVSATPGPYELEHTDEMVEQIIRPTGLLDPKIEVRPTRNQIDDLLSEIHERVENNERVLITTLTKKMSEDLTTYLKEAGVKVNYLHSEIKTLERIEIIRDLRMGTFDVLIGINLLREGIDIPEVSLVVILDADKEGFLRSERSLIQTIGRAARNDKGEVIMYADKVTDSMQYAIDETERRRSIQMTYNKEHGITPKTINKKIHDVISATVETDETNKDNRKEVPKKLTKKERQKTIQNIEKEMKEAAKALDFEKATELRDLLFELKAEG; encoded by the coding sequence ATGGAGCATCACGATTTTAAAATTGCTTCAGCATTTGATCCTCAAGGTGACCAACCTAAAGCGATTGCAGCGCTTGTTAAAGGCATAAATGAAGGGAAGCGTCATCAAACGTTACTTGGTGCAACAGGTACAGGTAAAACGTTTACGATGAGTAATGTAATTAAAGAAGTAGGCAAGCCAACATTAATTATTGCGCATAACAAAACACTAGCAGGGCAACTTTATAGTGAGTTTAAGGAATTTTTTCCTGAAAATAGAGTAGAGTATTTTGTGAGTTATTATGATTACTATCAACCAGAGGCTTATGTGCCCTCAACAGACACTTTTATTGAGAAAGATGCGTCGATTAATGATGAAATTGATCAGCTACGTCACTCAGCGACAAGTGCATTATTTGAGCGCGATGATGTCATTATCATTGCAAGTGTAAGTTGTATTTATGGTTTAGGTAATCCAGAGGAGTATAAAGACTTAGTTGTAAGCATCCGCGTAGGTATGGAAATGGATCGTAGCGATCTTTTAAGAAAGCTTGTAGATGTTCAATACACGCGTAATGATATAGATTTTAAGCGTGGTACTTTTCGTGTTAGAGGCGATGTAGTGGAAATATTCCCGGCTTCTAAAGACGAATTATGCATTCGCGTAGAGTTTTTTGGAGATGAAATTGACCGTATAAGTGAAATTAACTACCTTACAGGAGAAGTTTTACGTGAGCGTGAGCATTTTGCTTTATTCCCGGCCTCTCACTTCGTTACGCGTGAAGAAAAAATGAAAATAGCGATTCAGCGTATTGAAAAGGAATTAGAGGAACAACTTGAAAAGTTGCGTAGTGAAAATAAATTGTTAGAAGCACAACGTTTAGAACAGAGAACGAATTACGACTTGGAAATGATGCGTGAGATGGGCTTTTGTTCAGGAATTGAAAACTATTCTGTACACCTTACATTACGCCCATTAGGTTCGACGCCATATACATTGTTAGATTATTTTGGCGATGACTGGCTTATTATGATTGATGAATCCCACGTTACGTTACCACAAATTAGAGGAATGTATAATGGTGACCAAGCGCGTAAAAATGTATTGGTAGAACACGGCTTTCGTTTACCAAGCGCTTTAGATAACCGACCACTTAAATTTGAAGAGTTCGAATCAAAGGCACGCCAATTGGTTTACGTTTCTGCCACACCAGGTCCATACGAATTAGAGCACACAGATGAGATGGTAGAACAAATTATTAGACCAACCGGCTTATTAGATCCTAAAATCGAAGTGCGCCCGACTCGAAACCAAATTGATGATTTATTATCAGAAATTCATGAACGCGTTGAGAATAATGAGCGCGTACTTATTACGACATTAACGAAAAAAATGAGTGAAGATTTAACGACTTATCTTAAAGAAGCTGGGGTAAAAGTAAATTATCTTCATTCAGAAATTAAAACTTTAGAGCGTATCGAAATCATTCGGGACTTAAGAATGGGAACCTTCGATGTCCTTATTGGTATTAACTTATTAAGAGAGGGAATTGATATTCCGGAAGTTTCATTAGTTGTAATTTTAGACGCAGATAAAGAAGGGTTTTTACGCTCAGAACGCTCTCTTATCCAAACAATTGGTCGTGCAGCGCGTAATGATAAAGGTGAAGTGATCATGTATGCAGACAAAGTCACAGATTCTATGCAATATGCTATTGATGAAACTGAGCGCCGTCGCAGTATCCAGATGACTTACAATAAAGAACATGGGATTACACCAAAAACAATCAACAAGAAAATTCACGATGTTATTAGTGCAACAGTTGAAACGGATGAGACCAATAAAGATAATCGCAAAGAAGTACCTAAAAAGTTAACTAAGAAAGAACGACAAAAAACAATTCAAAATATAGAAAAAGAAATGAAAGAAGCAGCAAAAGCATTAGACTTTGAAAAAGCGACAGAATTAAGAGATTTATTATTTGAATTAAAAGCAGAAGGGTGA
- a CDS encoding CsbA family protein, whose product MIWYILAAFFPCVLVVIFSAITRNKWVGTIITLILIGASIYKGFFHNEWIIFLDVVSLLAGYIIVDQLHIHQRQDLEG is encoded by the coding sequence ATGATTTGGTATATATTGGCAGCATTCTTTCCATGTGTTCTCGTAGTGATATTTAGTGCGATAACTCGAAATAAATGGGTGGGCACAATCATCACACTTATTTTAATTGGAGCATCGATTTATAAAGGTTTCTTTCATAATGAATGGATTATTTTTTTAGATGTAGTGTCATTACTTGCTGGTTATATTATTGTAGATCAATTGCATATTCATCAAAGACAAGATTTAGAAGGATAA
- a CDS encoding YfbR-like 5'-deoxynucleotidase, translated as MGVHQYFKRLSDLEKLIRLPGKFKYFEHNVAAHSFKVTKIAQYLGTVEEYHGKEVDWKSLYEKALNHDFAEVFTGDIKTPVKYASGELKKLFSQVEEEMVDTFITEEIPEKYRAIYRQRLQEGKDDSLEGQILAVADKIDLLYETFGEIQKRNPEPLFFEIYEMSLETIMQFDHLYSVQDFIENIIPEMLTEKFIPRTELRETTMQILNNKKV; from the coding sequence ATGGGCGTACATCAATATTTTAAAAGACTATCTGATTTAGAAAAATTAATTCGTTTGCCAGGAAAGTTTAAATATTTCGAACATAACGTAGCCGCGCACTCTTTTAAGGTGACGAAAATTGCTCAATATTTAGGCACTGTCGAAGAATATCATGGAAAAGAAGTGGATTGGAAAAGCTTATATGAAAAGGCGCTAAATCATGATTTTGCGGAAGTTTTTACCGGTGACATAAAGACGCCGGTTAAATACGCAAGTGGTGAATTGAAAAAATTATTTTCACAAGTTGAAGAAGAAATGGTGGATACATTTATTACCGAGGAAATACCAGAAAAGTATAGAGCCATTTATCGACAGCGCCTTCAAGAAGGTAAAGATGATTCATTAGAAGGCCAAATTTTAGCTGTTGCCGATAAAATTGACCTCCTTTACGAAACATTTGGAGAAATCCAAAAGCGTAACCCAGAGCCGCTATTTTTTGAAATTTATGAAATGAGCTTAGAAACGATTATGCAGTTTGATCACTTGTATTCTGTCCAAGACTTTATAGAAAATATTATTCCAGAGATGCTAACTGAGAAATTCATTCCACGTACAGAATTGAGAGAAACAACGATGCAAATACTTAATAACAAGAAAGTGTGA
- a CDS encoding COG3942 and LysM peptidoglycan-binding domain-containing protein: protein MNYYFLASLVTFTTLLTQNIEISAKMTLREIAQKTGTTTRELEDLNPSKTLETRYPKNIRIPNQHIHVVQNGETLAHILKRYSLPYSKFQQYNPHIKYVTPKQWIALSPKGVALTFKPRMFQPNEMPDAISHNANELKKPHTMRPPKASSHTSKNQINLSFHSENNHTQKRMQPREALSPYTPLIMPSSQLHPLPNLYTSGQCTAYAFQRRYDIGKPINNGWGDAKNWRTAAEREGFRVNAMPEVGAVLVSEEGMYGHVALVEAVKPTHILVSEMNWIAPYVVSQRVIENFQQYTYIH from the coding sequence ATGAACTATTATTTTTTAGCTTCACTTGTAACTTTTACGACATTATTGACGCAAAATATTGAAATAAGTGCTAAAATGACCCTTCGAGAAATTGCTCAAAAAACAGGAACGACAACCCGTGAACTTGAAGACTTAAATCCATCGAAAACACTAGAGACACGATATCCAAAAAACATACGTATACCTAATCAACATATACACGTCGTTCAAAACGGCGAAACATTAGCGCACATTTTAAAGCGTTACTCCTTGCCTTACTCAAAATTTCAACAATATAATCCTCATATTAAATATGTCACGCCTAAGCAATGGATTGCATTATCTCCTAAAGGTGTAGCACTTACTTTTAAACCACGTATGTTTCAACCGAATGAAATGCCTGATGCTATTAGTCATAACGCAAATGAATTAAAGAAACCTCACACAATGCGTCCCCCAAAAGCCTCATCACATACCTCGAAAAATCAAATTAACCTTTCATTCCATTCCGAAAATAATCATACGCAAAAAAGGATGCAACCAAGAGAAGCCCTATCACCATACACACCGTTGATAATGCCTTCATCTCAACTTCACCCCTTACCTAATCTTTATACGAGTGGTCAATGTACAGCTTACGCTTTTCAAAGACGCTATGATATCGGGAAGCCAATCAACAACGGTTGGGGAGACGCAAAAAATTGGCGAACAGCTGCCGAAAGGGAAGGATTTCGAGTTAATGCCATGCCTGAAGTGGGAGCAGTGCTTGTCTCTGAAGAAGGCATGTATGGCCATGTAGCACTAGTTGAAGCAGTGAAGCCTACGCATATTCTTGTTTCTGAAATGAATTGGATTGCGCCTTATGTTGTAAGTCAAAGAGTCATTGAAAATTTTCAACAGTATACCTATATTCATTGA
- the prfB gene encoding peptide chain release factor 2 (programmed frameshift): protein MELSEIKRNIEHFETKLEQLRGSLDLEKKETDIQEFEEMMGEPTFWDDQARAQEIIDQNNALKSVVSTYYEIHDDIEEMYATCELLQEDYDADMKNELETLVQDYDKKIERFELQLLLDGEHDANNAIMELHPGAGGTESQDWTNMLLRMYQRFCEQQGFKVEIVDYQAGDEAGVKSVTMIVKGHNAYGYLKAEKGVHRLVRISPFDSSGRRHTSFASCDVIPEFNNEKIEIDINPDDITVDTFRASGAGGQHINKTESAIRITHHPTGIVVNNQNERSQIKNREAAMKMLKAKLYQLEIEQKERELAEIRGEQKEIGWGSQIRSYVFHPYSMVKDHRTNEETGNVNAVMDGEIGPFIDAYLRNQLK from the exons ATGGAATTATCTGAAATCAAGCGTAATATTGAACACTTTGAAACTAAACTAGAACAACTCAGGGGGTCTCTT GACTTAGAAAAGAAAGAGACTGATATCCAAGAGTTTGAAGAGATGATGGGTGAACCTACATTTTGGGATGACCAAGCGCGCGCACAAGAAATTATAGACCAAAATAATGCGTTGAAATCAGTTGTAAGCACGTATTATGAAATCCATGATGACATCGAAGAGATGTATGCGACATGTGAATTATTGCAAGAAGATTATGATGCAGATATGAAGAATGAACTTGAAACGCTTGTCCAAGATTACGACAAGAAAATAGAGCGTTTTGAACTGCAACTGCTTCTTGATGGTGAGCATGACGCAAACAATGCTATCATGGAGCTTCACCCAGGTGCAGGGGGTACTGAGTCCCAAGACTGGACGAATATGTTGTTGCGGATGTATCAGCGCTTTTGTGAGCAACAAGGTTTTAAGGTGGAGATCGTAGACTATCAAGCAGGCGATGAAGCAGGTGTTAAAAGCGTTACAATGATTGTTAAAGGTCATAATGCTTACGGTTATTTGAAAGCGGAAAAAGGTGTGCACCGATTAGTAAGGATTTCGCCATTTGATTCTTCAGGACGCCGTCACACCTCTTTTGCTTCTTGTGATGTGATTCCTGAATTCAACAATGAAAAAATAGAAATTGATATTAATCCAGATGATATCACTGTCGATACATTTCGAGCTTCTGGCGCAGGGGGACAACATATCAATAAAACGGAATCGGCGATACGAATCACCCACCATCCTACAGGCATTGTCGTTAACAACCAAAATGAGCGCTCACAAATAAAAAACCGTGAAGCCGCTATGAAAATGTTGAAAGCAAAGTTATACCAACTTGAAATTGAACAAAAAGAACGTGAGCTTGCAGAAATTCGTGGAGAACAAAAAGAAATTGGATGGGGCAGTCAAATCAGGTCATACGTTTTCCATCCTTATTCGATGGTTAAAGATCATCGCACGAATGAAGAGACAGGTAATGTTAACGCGGTGATGGACGGGGAAATTGGACCGTTTATAGACGCTTATTTACGCAATCAGTTGAAATAA
- the secA gene encoding preprotein translocase subunit SecA, translating into MGFLTKLVEGNNREVKRLGKLADKVIALEEDMAILTDEEIKHKTRAFQEQLQGIEDRKKQDNMLDNILPEAFALVREASKRVFDMIPYRVQIMGGIAIHKGDIAEMRTGEGKTLTATMPTYLNALTGRGVHVITVNEYLASSQSEEMAHLYEFLGLSVGLNTNSLQTHEKREAYAQDITYSTNNELGFDYLRDNMVNYKEDRVMRKLNFAIIDEVDSILIDEARTPLIISGEAEKSTSLYTQANVFAKMLKSEDDYNYDVQTKAIQLTEQGIDKAERMFKIDNLYDVRHVDIIHHINLALRAHYTMARDIDYMVSNGEILIVDQFTGRTMPGRRFSEGLHQAIEAKESVKIQNESKTMASITFQNYFRMYNKLAGMTGTAKTEEEEFRNIYNMTVTQIPTNRPVQRIDHSDLIYVSQKGKFDAVVEKVIEKHRNGQPVLLGTVAVETSEYISNLLKKRGIRHSVLNAKNHEREAEIVADAGQRGAVTIATNMAGRGTDIKLGEGVEELGGLAVIGTERHESRRIDDQLRGRSGRQGDRGDSRFYLSLQDDLMVRFGSERMQAMMNRLGMDDSTPIESKMVSRAVESAQKRVEGNNFDARKRILEYDEVLRKQREIMYEERNRIIDEESSSELVIEMLKSTLQRTIQYHVNEDDETPDYAPLIHYVEDVFLHEGELKESEINGKDREDIFDVLWVKVEKAYHRQKEALGERMPEFERMILLRSIDERWTSHIDTMDQLRQGIHLRSYGQQNPLRDYQNEGHELFDIMMQGIEEDVSKYILKSVVTVEDDVQREKTKEYEGQHLSANDGKEKVKPKPIVKDQEIGRNEPCPCGSGKKYKNCCGK; encoded by the coding sequence ATGGGTTTTTTAACGAAACTAGTTGAAGGTAATAACCGAGAAGTAAAACGCCTTGGAAAACTTGCAGATAAAGTTATTGCCTTAGAAGAAGATATGGCAATTTTAACTGATGAAGAAATAAAACATAAAACACGTGCTTTTCAAGAACAATTACAAGGCATTGAAGATAGAAAAAAACAAGACAACATGCTAGATAACATTCTTCCCGAAGCTTTTGCATTGGTAAGAGAAGCATCAAAACGTGTTTTTGATATGATCCCGTATAGAGTTCAAATTATGGGTGGTATCGCTATTCATAAAGGTGATATTGCTGAAATGAGAACCGGTGAAGGGAAAACATTAACAGCGACAATGCCAACATATTTAAATGCATTAACAGGGCGCGGCGTACACGTAATTACAGTCAATGAATACCTTGCTTCATCACAAAGTGAAGAAATGGCCCATCTTTATGAATTTTTAGGTCTTTCTGTTGGATTAAATACCAATAGTTTACAGACACACGAAAAACGTGAAGCCTATGCGCAAGACATCACATATAGTACAAACAATGAACTCGGCTTCGATTATTTAAGAGACAATATGGTGAATTATAAAGAAGATCGCGTTATGCGCAAATTGAACTTTGCAATCATCGATGAGGTTGACTCTATTTTAATCGATGAAGCCCGTACACCTTTAATCATTTCAGGTGAAGCGGAAAAATCGACGTCATTATATACGCAAGCTAATGTTTTTGCTAAAATGCTAAAATCTGAAGATGATTATAATTATGATGTTCAAACCAAAGCGATTCAACTTACTGAACAAGGTATTGATAAAGCGGAACGCATGTTCAAAATCGATAATTTATATGATGTAAGACATGTGGACATTATTCACCACATCAACCTTGCATTACGTGCACATTATACAATGGCACGTGATATTGACTATATGGTGTCAAATGGAGAAATTTTAATTGTCGATCAATTTACAGGGCGTACGATGCCTGGACGCCGTTTCTCAGAAGGTTTACACCAAGCAATTGAAGCAAAAGAATCTGTAAAAATTCAAAATGAATCTAAAACGATGGCATCGATTACATTCCAAAACTATTTCAGAATGTACAACAAACTAGCAGGTATGACAGGGACGGCTAAAACGGAAGAAGAAGAATTTAGAAATATTTATAACATGACAGTAACACAGATTCCTACGAACCGCCCAGTCCAACGTATAGACCATTCTGACCTTATTTATGTAAGCCAAAAAGGAAAGTTTGATGCTGTTGTTGAAAAAGTAATTGAAAAACATCGTAATGGACAACCAGTACTTTTAGGTACTGTCGCAGTTGAAACGAGTGAATACATCTCTAACTTGTTGAAAAAACGCGGTATTCGCCACAGTGTGCTTAACGCGAAAAATCATGAACGTGAAGCAGAAATTGTTGCTGATGCAGGACAACGTGGTGCAGTAACCATTGCGACGAACATGGCAGGCCGTGGTACAGACATTAAACTAGGTGAAGGTGTAGAAGAACTAGGCGGTTTGGCTGTTATAGGTACAGAAAGACATGAATCTCGTCGTATTGATGACCAGTTGCGTGGGCGTTCAGGTCGTCAAGGTGACCGAGGAGATAGCCGTTTTTACTTGTCGTTACAAGATGACTTGATGGTACGTTTTGGTTCAGAACGTATGCAAGCTATGATGAACCGTCTTGGTATGGATGATTCAACACCAATCGAATCTAAAATGGTTTCACGTGCGGTCGAATCCGCTCAAAAACGTGTTGAAGGGAATAACTTTGATGCGCGTAAACGTATACTTGAATATGACGAAGTATTACGTAAACAACGTGAAATCATGTATGAAGAGCGTAACCGTATTATCGATGAAGAAAGCAGCTCAGAACTTGTTATTGAGATGTTGAAATCTACATTGCAACGTACGATTCAGTATCACGTTAATGAAGATGATGAAACACCAGATTATGCACCACTCATTCATTATGTAGAAGACGTCTTTTTACATGAGGGAGAGTTAAAAGAATCTGAAATTAATGGCAAAGATCGCGAAGATATTTTTGATGTGCTTTGGGTAAAGGTCGAAAAAGCATACCATCGTCAAAAAGAAGCGCTTGGTGAGCGCATGCCAGAATTTGAAAGAATGATTTTATTACGTTCTATTGACGAAAGATGGACTTCTCACATCGATACGATGGATCAATTAAGACAAGGGATTCATTTACGTTCATATGGTCAACAGAACCCGCTTCGTGATTATCAAAATGAGGGACATGAACTATTCGATATTATGATGCAAGGTATCGAAGAAGACGTAAGTAAGTACATCCTTAAGTCAGTAGTAACTGTAGAAGATGATGTACAACGTGAAAAAACGAAAGAATATGAAGGTCAACATCTTTCAGCCAATGACGGTAAAGAAAAAGTAAAGCCAAAACCGATTGTTAAAGATCAAGAAATTGGCAGAAATGAACCATGTCCTTGTGGCAGTGGTAAAAAATATAAAAACTGTTGTGGTAAATAA
- the hpf gene encoding ribosome hibernation-promoting factor, HPF/YfiA family, giving the protein MINFEIHGDNLTITDAIRNYIEDKIGKLERYFTNVPKATAHVKVKTYQNSSTKIEVTIPLKNVTLRAEERHDDLYAGIDLITSKLERQVRKYKTRVNRKNRDRGNEHDIFVDAEATTPEIENDSNESDIEIIRSKTFGLKPMDSEEAVLQMNLLGHDFFVFHDRETEGTSIVYRRKDGKYGLIETEALD; this is encoded by the coding sequence ATGATTAACTTTGAAATTCATGGAGACAACCTCACAATTACTGATGCAATTCGAAATTACATTGAGGACAAGATTGGTAAACTAGAAAGATACTTCACTAACGTGCCGAAAGCGACAGCACATGTGAAAGTAAAAACTTACCAAAACTCAAGTACAAAAATTGAAGTAACAATTCCTTTGAAAAATGTTACTTTAAGAGCTGAAGAGCGTCATGATGATTTATATGCAGGCATTGATTTAATTACGAGCAAATTAGAACGTCAAGTTCGTAAATATAAAACACGTGTGAATCGAAAAAATCGTGATAGAGGAAATGAACACGATATTTTTGTAGATGCAGAAGCAACGACGCCTGAAATCGAAAATGATTCAAATGAATCAGATATTGAAATTATTCGTTCTAAAACATTTGGATTAAAGCCTATGGATTCAGAAGAAGCAGTGCTTCAAATGAATTTATTAGGACATGATTTCTTTGTGTTTCATGACAGAGAAACAGAAGGTACAAGCATCGTTTACCGTCGTAAAGATGGAAAATACGGTTTAATTGAAACAGAAGCATTAGATTAA
- a CDS encoding ComF family protein, protein MGALNDSNCINCKNYAYPYRFDTIRACYHYEGLYKSIFQQYKFHGDVALAKLIGQQLNVKVWDFDMIIPIPSVEDNDLARTFNPVQHVLQVARVPFENCLTMHRRPKQFTLNLKERLDLENGIAIRSDICLENKRIFTCR, encoded by the coding sequence TTGGGGGCTTTGAATGATTCCAATTGTATCAATTGTAAAAACTACGCTTACCCATATCGCTTTGATACGATACGCGCTTGTTACCACTATGAAGGTTTATATAAAAGTATATTCCAACAATATAAATTTCATGGAGATGTGGCACTTGCCAAGCTCATTGGGCAACAATTGAATGTTAAAGTATGGGACTTTGATATGATTATTCCGATTCCTTCTGTTGAAGATAACGATCTCGCTAGAACTTTCAATCCTGTACAACACGTATTACAAGTAGCACGTGTTCCATTTGAAAATTGTCTCACGATGCATCGTAGGCCTAAACAATTCACGTTGAATTTAAAAGAAAGGTTAGATTTGGAGAATGGGATAGCAATAAGAAGTGATATCTGTCTCGAAAATAAACGTATTTTTACTTGTAGATGA
- the fakB1 gene encoding fatty acid kinase binding subunit FakB1, with protein sequence MKIAVMTDSTSYIPQLYLDENNIRVVPLSITLENGENHKENESITADEFYSILATSNSIPTTSQPAIGEMINAFEAYKAEGYTDVITVHLSSGISGAYQTSVQAAVMVEGINVHPIDSKIACFVEGALVIRAVDLIKEGKHIDEILEELEDMRQHTGAYLVVDDLKNLSKSGRITGAQAWIGNLLKMKPVLTFEDGLIVPYEKVRTKKKALKLIEDKAIELSNEFETSTIIIIGGDNKEESHSIFNELKQKYPEKNIIFSEFGPVISSHLGLGSFGIGVTNRKIELPDYHQNM encoded by the coding sequence ATGAAAATAGCTGTCATGACAGATTCAACAAGTTATATTCCTCAACTCTATTTAGACGAAAATAATATTCGAGTTGTCCCATTAAGTATTACATTAGAAAACGGTGAAAATCATAAAGAAAATGAGTCCATTACAGCGGATGAATTTTATTCCATTTTAGCGACGTCAAATTCAATCCCTACGACAAGTCAACCAGCTATAGGAGAAATGATTAATGCATTTGAAGCCTACAAAGCAGAAGGCTATACAGATGTTATCACAGTCCATTTATCAAGTGGTATTAGTGGGGCGTATCAAACGTCGGTACAAGCAGCGGTCATGGTAGAAGGCATTAATGTACATCCAATCGATTCGAAGATTGCTTGTTTTGTTGAAGGTGCGCTTGTCATTAGAGCGGTTGATCTAATTAAAGAAGGTAAACATATTGACGAAATTTTAGAAGAATTAGAAGACATGCGTCAACATACAGGTGCTTATTTAGTTGTCGATGATTTGAAGAATTTAAGCAAAAGTGGACGCATTACAGGGGCACAAGCTTGGATTGGTAATTTGTTGAAAATGAAACCTGTGCTCACATTTGAAGATGGCCTAATTGTACCGTATGAAAAAGTGCGTACAAAAAAGAAAGCTTTAAAACTTATAGAAGATAAAGCAATCGAATTATCAAATGAGTTCGAAACGTCGACGATTATCATTATTGGTGGGGATAATAAAGAAGAATCTCACAGTATATTTAATGAGCTAAAACAAAAATACCCGGAGAAAAATATTATTTTCTCTGAATTTGGACCAGTCATTTCTTCGCATTTAGGGTTAGGTAGCTTTGGTATTGGAGTAACGAACCGTAAAATTGAATTGCCTGATTATCATCAAAATATGTAA
- a CDS encoding YigZ family protein, producing MKNAIITIKSEHIIENVISKSRFIAHIKPVQSEEEAKAFIEAKKKEHREATHNCSAYTIGDTMHIQKANDDGEPSGTAGVPMLEMLKNYDIHNAAVVVTRYFGGIKLGTGGLIRAYGGAVRDVIKAIGRVELKQAIPCHVTIAYDLTGKFEYELQSAPFYLRDTHYTDKVTYEIDVIETDRESFINFLNQHTQGQFSLQEDTIKRLAFDIET from the coding sequence ATGAAAAACGCTATCATCACCATTAAAAGTGAACATATTATAGAAAATGTAATTAGTAAATCTCGTTTTATTGCTCATATTAAACCTGTGCAGTCTGAAGAAGAAGCTAAAGCGTTTATTGAAGCCAAGAAAAAAGAACACCGTGAAGCAACACATAACTGCTCAGCCTATACTATCGGTGACACGATGCATATCCAAAAAGCGAATGATGACGGCGAACCTAGTGGTACTGCTGGTGTGCCAATGTTAGAAATGTTGAAAAACTATGACATTCATAACGCAGCCGTAGTCGTTACACGTTATTTCGGAGGCATTAAGCTTGGTACTGGAGGTTTAATTCGTGCATATGGTGGCGCTGTTCGTGATGTTATCAAAGCTATCGGTCGTGTAGAATTGAAACAAGCCATCCCTTGTCATGTCACAATCGCTTATGATTTAACCGGTAAATTCGAATATGAACTTCAATCTGCCCCTTTTTATTTAAGAGATACACATTATACAGATAAAGTTACATATGAAATCGATGTGATAGAAACGGACCGTGAATCATTTATCAACTTTTTAAATCAACATACGCAAGGTCAATTTTCACTTCAAGAAGATACAATTAAAAGGCTTGCGTTTGATATTGAAACATGA